The following are from one region of the Entelurus aequoreus isolate RoL-2023_Sb linkage group LG17, RoL_Eaeq_v1.1, whole genome shotgun sequence genome:
- the LOC133632443 gene encoding oocyte zinc finger protein XlCOF22-like, with protein MRTHTDKQFECSKRKKGKLHFSCSICAKSCTQNSKLTQHMRTHTGEKPFICSVCGKSFSVKRNLTQHMRTHTGEKPFICSVCGKSFSAKKHVTQHMRTHTGEKPFSCTICGKSFPVKRNLNEHMRTHTGEKPFSCLVCGKIFSRSTSLTLHIRTHTGEKPFNCSVCGKSFSRSTSLTLHMRTHTGEKPFNCSVCGKSFSRNINLTRHRTTHTGEKTFKCSVCGKSFSQNSILTQHMRTHTGEKPYKCSVCGKSFSDKSHLTRHMITHTGKKTLNCLVCGKSFSESSNLTRHMRTHTGKKTFSCSVCRKRFAHNAVAVKHIRTHKGK; from the coding sequence atgaggactcacactgacaaacaATTTGAATGCTCTAAGAGGAAGAAAGGTAAATTACATTTCAGTTGTTCAATTTGTGCTAAGAGCTGTACTCAAAACAGCAAGTTGACtcagcacatgagaacacacacaggtgaaaaaccatttatttgttcagtttgtggcaaaagcttttctgttaagagaaatttgactcaacacatgagaacacacacaggtgaaaaaccatttatttgttcagtttgtggcaaaagcttttctgctAAGAAACatgtgactcaacacatgagaacacacacaggtgaaaaaccatttagttgtacaatttgtggcaaaagctttcctGTTAAGAGAAATTTaaatgaacacatgagaacacacacaggtgaaaaaccatttagttgtttagTTTGTGGCAAAATCTTTTCTCGGAGTACCTCTTTGACTctacacataagaacacacacaggtgaaaaaccatttaattgttcagtttgtggcaaaagcttttctcggaGTACATCTTTGActctacacatgagaacacacacaggtgaaaaaccatttaattgttcagtttgtggcaaaagcttttctcgaaatatcAATTTGACTAGACACAGgacaacacacacaggtgaaaaaacatttaagtgttcagtttgtggcaaaagcttttctcaaaatagcattttgactcaacacatgagaacacacacaggtgagaaaccatataagtgttcagtttgtggcaaaagcttttctgataagagccatttgactcgacacatgataacacacacaggtaaaaaaacattaaattgtttagtttgtggcaaaagcttttctgaaaGTAGCAATTTgaccagacacatgagaacacacacaggtaaaaaaacatttagttgttcagtgtgccgTAAAAGGTTCGCACATAATGCAGtcgcagtaaaacacataagaacacacaagggaaaataa